A window of the Lactuca sativa cultivar Salinas chromosome 7, Lsat_Salinas_v11, whole genome shotgun sequence genome harbors these coding sequences:
- the LOC111892685 gene encoding 3-deoxy-manno-octulosonate cytidylyltransferase, mitochondrial isoform X1, which produces MEPEPAAAFAGDTTYSWPVKGVAVYGAAITAAMAVGYAALYVRPSAKFRSKVVGIIPARYASSRFQGKPLVPILGKPMIQRTWERAKLATTLSRLVVATDDERIADCCHGFGADVIMTSQSCRNGTERCNEALLKLKKKYDVVVNIQGDEPLIEPDIIDGVVKVLQATPDAVFSTAVTSLKAEDACDPNRVKCVVDNRGYAIYFSRGLIPFNKSGKVNPQFPYLLHLGIQSYDAKFLKIYPELPPTPLQVEEDLEQLKVLENGYKIKQVIKVDHDAHGVDTPEDVIKIESLMRERNL; this is translated from the exons ATGGAACCCGAACCGGCCGCTGCTTTTGCCGGCGACACCACTTATTCATGGCCGGTGAAAGGCGTTGCTGTCTACGGAGCCGCGATAACAGCCGCGATGGCCGTCGGTTACGCCGCGCTCTATGTTCGGCCATCTGCTAAATTCAGAAGCAAAGTGGTGGGGATAATACCTGCTCGCTACGCATCATCCAGATTCCAAGGCAAGCCTCTCGTTCCAATCCTCGGAAAACCCATGATTCAG AGGACTTGGGAAAGAGCGAAACTTGCTACCACATTGAGCCGATTAG TGGTGGCTACAGATGATGAGAGGATTGCAGATTGCTGTCATGGATTTGGAGCAGATGTCATAATGACATCTCAATCTTGTCGAAATG GAACCGAACGTTGCAATGAGGCACTCCTAAAGCTTAAAAAGAAATATGATGTTGTTGTAAATATTCAAGGAGATGAGCCACTTATTGAGCCCGATATAATTGATGGAGTTGTCAAAGTTTTACAA GCAACCCCTGATGCTGTATTTAGTACTGCAGTTACATCTTTGAAAGCAGAAGATGCATGTGATCCAAATCGAGTGAAATGTGTGGTAGATAATCGTGGCTATGCAATATATTTTTCAAGGGGACTTATTCCATTTAACAA GTCAGGGAAGGTCAATCCACAGTTCCCTTATTTACTTCATCTTGGAATCCAG AGTTATGATGCAAAGTTCTTAAAGATATATCCTGAGCTTCCTCCTACTCCATTGCAAGTAGAAGAAGATCTTGAACAACTCAAAGTCCTTGAAAATGGTTACAAGATTAAG CAGGTCATCAAGGTTGATCATGATGCTCATGGCGTTGACACTCCTGAAGACGTTATAAAAATCGAATCTTTGATGCGTGAAAGAAACTTGTAG
- the LOC111892690 gene encoding DNA-directed RNA polymerase II subunit RPB2, with amino-acid sequence MDLEEEYDQGYNDEEEDITQEDAWAVISSYFEEKGLVRQQLDSFDEFIQNTMQEIVDESADIEIRPESQHNPGHQPDFAETIYKISFGQIYLSKPMMTESDGETATLFPKAARLRNLTYSAPLYVDVSKRAIKKGHDGEEVTETQDFAKVFIGKVPIMLRSSYCTLFQNSEKDLTELGECPYDQGGYFIINGSEKVLIAQEKMSTNHVYVFKKRQPNKYAYVGEVRSMAESQNRPPSTMFVRMLSRTSAKGGSSGQYIRATLPYIRIEIPIIIVFRALGFVADKDILEHICYDFADTQMMELLRPSLEEAFVIQNQQVALDYIGKRGATVGVTKEKRIKYARDILQKEMLPHVGVGEYCETKKAYYFGYIIHRLLLCALGRRAEDDRDHYGNKRLDLAGPLLGGLFRMLFRKLTRDVRGYVQKCVDNGKDVNLQFAIKAKTITSGLKYSLATGNWGQANAAGTRAGVSQVLNRLTYASTLSHLRRLNSPIGREGKLAKPRQLHNSQWGMMCPAETPEGQACGLVKNLALMVYITVGSAAYPILEFLEEWGTENFEEISPAVIPQATKIFVNGLWVGIHRDPDMLVRTLRRLRRRVDVNTEVGVVRDIRLKELRIYTDYGRCSRPLFIVEKQRLLIKKKDIQKLQQRETPEDGGWHDLVSNGFIEYIDTEEEETTMISMTINDLVSARENPGESYSDTYTHCEIHPSLILGVCASIIPFPDHNQSPRNTYQSAMGKQAMGIYVTNFQFRMDTLAYVLYYPQKPLVTTRAMEHLHFRQLPAGINAIVAISCYSGYNQEDSVIMNQSSIDRGFFRSLFFRSYRDEEKKMGTLVKEDFGRPDRANTMGMRHGSYDKLDDDGLAPPGTRVGGEDVIIGKTTPIAQDDAQGQASRYTRRDHSTSLRHSETGMVDQVLLTTNADGLRFVKVRVRSVRIPQIGDKFSSRHGQKGTVGMTYTQEDMPWTVEGITPDIIVNPHAIPSRMTIGQLIECIMGKVAAHMGKEGDATPFTDVTVDNISRALHKCGYQMRGFETMYNGHTGRRLTAMIFLGPTYYQRLKHMVDDKIHSRGRGPVQILTRQPAEGRSRDGGLRFGEMERDCMIAHGAAHFLKERLFDQSDAYRVHVCERCGLIAIANIKKSSFECRSCKNKTDIVQVHIPYACKLLFQELMSMAIAPRMLTKDVKQAKDSKKKGA; translated from the exons ATGGATTTGGAAGAAGAGTATGATCAAGGATACAACGACGAGGAAGAAGATATAACCCAAGAGGATGCTTGGGCAGTTATCAGTTCTTACTTCGAAGAAAAGGGTCTTGTTCGTCAACAACTCGATTCATTTGATGAGTTTATTCAGAATACTATGCAGGAAATTGTGGACGAATCTGCAGATATCGAGATCCGACCCGAATCCCAGCACAATCCGGGTCACCAGCCTGATTTTGCCGAG ACAATCTATAAGATCAGCTTTGGTCAGATTTATCTGAGTAAGCCAATGATGACAGAGTCAGATGGTGAAACCGCCACATTGTTTCCAAAGGCAGCAAGGCTGAGGAATCTGACGTATTCTGCACCATTGTATGTCGACGTTTCAAAGAGGGCTATAAAGAAAGGGCATGATGGTGAAGAAGTTACAGAAACTCAAGATTTTGCTAAAGTCTTCATTGGAAAG GTTCCTATAATGCTTCGATCAAGTTACTGTACATTATTTCAGAATTCAGAAAAGGATTTGACTGAACTTGGAGAGTGCCCATATGATCAAGGTGGATATTTCATCATCAATGGGAGTGAAAAGGTTCTAATTGCTCAAGAGAAAATGAGCACCAATCATGTGTATGTATTTAAGAAGAGGCAACCTAATAAATATGCTTATGTGGGAGAAGTTCGTTCAATGGCAGAATCTCAAAATAGGCCACCAAGTACCATGTTTGTTCGCATGCTTTCTCGGACTAGTGCCAAAGGG GGCTCCTCGGGTCAATATATTCGTGCTACCCTTCCATATATCCGAATTGAAATTCCTATCATTATAGTGTTTCGAGCACTGGGATTTGTTGCTGATAAAGATATATTAGAACACATTTGTTATGATTTTGCTGATACTCAAATGATGGAGTTGCTGAGACCATCACTAGAAGAAGCTTTTGTAATACAAAATCAACAA GTGGCACTAGATTACATTGGGAAAAGAGGTGCCACTGTTGGTGTCACGAAAGAGAAGAGAATAAA GTATGCCCGTGATATTCTTCAAAAAGAAATGCTTCCTCATGTGGGTGTTGGAGAGTATTGTGAAACAAAGAAAGCATACTACTTTGG TTATATTATCCACCGACTTTTGTTATGTGCTCTTGGTCGGAGGGCTGAGGATGATAGGGATCATTATGGAAACAAGAGGCTGGATCTTGCTGGCCCATTGCTTGGGGGCCTATTTAGAATG CTCTTCCGGAAGTTAACCAGAGACGTAAGAGGATATGTTCAGAAG TGTGTAGACAATGGGAAGGATGTTAATCTGCAATTTGCAATTAAAGCAAAAACGATAACAAGTGGGCTTAAATATTCACTTGCTACTGGGAATTGGGGGCAAGCAAACGCAGCTGGAACCAGGGCTGGTGTTTCACAG GTGTTGAATCGCTTGACATATGCATCTACATTGTCACATTTACGAAGACTCAATTCACCCATAGGACGTGAAG gaAAATTGGCGAAACCAAGGCAGCTGCATAACTCACAATGGGGAATGATGTGTCCTGCAGAAACCCCTGAAGGGCAG gcttGTGGACTGGTGAAGAATCTTGCATTGATGGTTTACATAACTGTGGGGTCAGCTGCATACccaattcttgaatttttggaaGAATGGGGTACAGAAAATTTTGAG GAAATATCTCCTGCTGTGATCCCTCAAGCTACAAAGATCTTTGTGAATGGTCTCTGGGTGGGAATTCATCGTGACCCAGACATGTTGGTGAGAACATTAAGGAGATTGAGAAGACGA GTTGATGTGAACACGGAAGTTGGAGTTGTGCGAGATATTCGTTTAAAAGAACTTCGAATATATACAGATTATGGTCGTTGCAGTCGCCCGCTTTTCATTGTTGAAAAGCAAAGacttttaataaaaaagaaagatATCCAAAAGCTCCAACAAAGG GAAACCCCAGAAGATGGTGGGTGGCATGATCTTGTATCAAATGGATTCATTGAGTATATTGATACAGAAGAGGAAGAGACCACTATGATTTCCATGACCATTAAT GATCTTGTAAGTGCAAGGGAAAATCCAGGTGAATCCTATTCAGACACTTACACACATTGCGAAATCCATCCATCCTTGATCTTGGGTGTTTGTGCCTCAATTATACCATTTCCTGACCACAACCAG TCTCCACGTAATACGTATCAATCAGCCATGGGTAAGCAAGCTATGGGAATTTACGTCACCAACTTCCAGTTTCGTATG GATACATTGGCCTACGTGCTTTATTATCCCCAAAAACCTCTTGTAACTACTCGAGCAATGGAGCACTTACACTTCCGACAGCTTCCAGCTGGCATT AACGCGATTGTGGCAATTTCCTGTTATTCTGGATATAACCAAGAAGATTCCGTTATCATGAACCAGTCCTCGATAGACCGTGGCTTCTTCAGATCACTCTTCTTCCGTTCTTACAG GGACGAAGAGAAGAAGATGGGGACACTTGTGAAGGAAGATTTCGGTCGTCCCGATAGAGCTAATACCATG GGCATGCGACATGGTTCTTATGATAAATTGGATGATGATGGTCTTGCTCCTCCT GGGACAAGAGTCGGTGGTGAGGACGTGATTATTGGGAAGACAACACCAATTGCTCAAGATGATGCTCAAGGGCAAGCCTCCAGATACACTCGCCGTGATCACAGTACAAGCTTACGTCATAGTGAAACCGGAATGGTTGATCAG GTTCTGCTGACAACAAATGCTGATGGGTTGAGATTTGTGAAAGTGAGGGTGAGGTCAGTGAGGATCCCACAGATTGGAGATAAGTTTAGCAGTAGACATGGTCAAAAGGGAACGGTTGGAATGACTTACACGCAAGAAGACATGCCATGGACTGTGGAGGGAATCACTCCTGATATCATTGTCAATCCTCATGCTATTCCTTCTCGTATGACAATTGGTCAACTCATCGAGTGTATTATGGGCAAAGTTGCTGCTCATATGGGCAAAGAAGGAGATGCCACTCCCTTCACCGATGTCACC GTGGATAACATCAGTAGAGCGCTTCACAAGTGCGGTTACCAAATGCGTGGGTTCGAGACTATGTACAACGGTCACACTGGCCGACGGCTAACCGCCATGATATTCCTGGGGCCCACTTACTACCAAAGACTGAAACATATGGTGGACGACAAGATCCATTCACGTGGACGCGGTCCCGTCCAGATCCTGACCCGCCAGCCCGCGGAGGGCCGGTCACGTGACGGTGGGCTCCGGTTTGGTGAAATGGAGCGCGACTGCATGATTGCGCATGGTGCGGCCCATTTCCTTAAAGAACGACTCTTTGACCAGAGTGATGCGTATCGGGTTCATGTCTGTGAGCGCTGTGGCTTGATTGCAATTGCTAATATCAAAAAGAGTTCCTTCGAGTGTAGAAGTTGCAAGAATAAAACCGATATCGTTCAG GTGCATATTCCATATGCTTGCAAGTTGTTGTTCCAAGAGCTTATGTCTATGGCGATTGCACCTAGGATGCTTACCAAAGATGTGAAGCAAGCGAAAGATAGCAAGAAGAAAGGGGCTTGA
- the LOC111892685 gene encoding 3-deoxy-manno-octulosonate cytidylyltransferase, mitochondrial isoform X2 produces the protein MEPEPAAAFAGDTTYSWPVKGVAVYGAAITAAMAVGYAALYVRPSAKFRSKVVGIIPARYASSRFQGKPLVPILGKPMIQRTWERAKLATTLSRLVVATDDERIADCCHGFGADVIMTSQSCRNGTERCNEALLKLKKKYDVVVNIQGDEPLIEPDIIDGVVKVLQATPDAVFSTAVTSLKAEDACDPNRVKCVVDNRGYAIYFSRGLIPFNKSGKVNPQFPYLLHLGIQSYDAKFLKIYPELPPTPLQVEEDLEQLKVLENGYKIKVIKVDHDAHGVDTPEDVIKIESLMRERNL, from the exons ATGGAACCCGAACCGGCCGCTGCTTTTGCCGGCGACACCACTTATTCATGGCCGGTGAAAGGCGTTGCTGTCTACGGAGCCGCGATAACAGCCGCGATGGCCGTCGGTTACGCCGCGCTCTATGTTCGGCCATCTGCTAAATTCAGAAGCAAAGTGGTGGGGATAATACCTGCTCGCTACGCATCATCCAGATTCCAAGGCAAGCCTCTCGTTCCAATCCTCGGAAAACCCATGATTCAG AGGACTTGGGAAAGAGCGAAACTTGCTACCACATTGAGCCGATTAG TGGTGGCTACAGATGATGAGAGGATTGCAGATTGCTGTCATGGATTTGGAGCAGATGTCATAATGACATCTCAATCTTGTCGAAATG GAACCGAACGTTGCAATGAGGCACTCCTAAAGCTTAAAAAGAAATATGATGTTGTTGTAAATATTCAAGGAGATGAGCCACTTATTGAGCCCGATATAATTGATGGAGTTGTCAAAGTTTTACAA GCAACCCCTGATGCTGTATTTAGTACTGCAGTTACATCTTTGAAAGCAGAAGATGCATGTGATCCAAATCGAGTGAAATGTGTGGTAGATAATCGTGGCTATGCAATATATTTTTCAAGGGGACTTATTCCATTTAACAA GTCAGGGAAGGTCAATCCACAGTTCCCTTATTTACTTCATCTTGGAATCCAG AGTTATGATGCAAAGTTCTTAAAGATATATCCTGAGCTTCCTCCTACTCCATTGCAAGTAGAAGAAGATCTTGAACAACTCAAAGTCCTTGAAAATGGTTACAAGATTAAG GTCATCAAGGTTGATCATGATGCTCATGGCGTTGACACTCCTGAAGACGTTATAAAAATCGAATCTTTGATGCGTGAAAGAAACTTGTAG
- the LOC111892687 gene encoding CASP-like protein 1C1: MNKSQWIPIIVLRVIAMASTFVAALLMLTSHDSAKVLGMTFQAKYNNSPTLKYFVIVCIITTVYSLATLFIPPKKSWRPVLVLDVIVTSFLISSFSAAVGVGQLGKQGNSHAGWLPICGQVPKFCHHVSASLIAGFVAVIFYFLLLLFSLNNVLNLVAFKA, translated from the exons ATGAACAAGTCTCAATGGATACCTATTATTGTGCTAAGGGTCATAGCTATGGCTTCAACTTTTGTAGCCGCTCTTCTTATGCTCACAAGCCATGACTCGGCCAAAGTCTTGGGTATGACCTTTCAAGCCAAGTATAACAACTCACCCACTCTCAA GTATTTTGTGATCGTTTGTATTATCACAACAGTTTATAGTTTGGCAACACTTTTCATTCCTCCCAAGAAGTCATGGCGTCCGGTTCTTGTTCTCGATGTG ATTGTAACGTCATTTTTGATATCAAGCTTCTCGGCGGCGGTAGGAGTAGGCCAATTGGGGAAACAAGGGAATTCGCATGCCGGTTGGCTTCCAATATGCGGCCAAGTTCCTAAATTTTGTCACCATGTTTCGGCTTCTCTAATTGCAGGATTTGTCGCAGTTATATTTTACTTTTTGCTTCTTCTTTTCTCCCTTAACAATGTTCTTAATCTTGTTGCTTTTAAAGCTTAA